From the Lathyrus oleraceus cultivar Zhongwan6 chromosome 4, CAAS_Psat_ZW6_1.0, whole genome shotgun sequence genome, one window contains:
- the LOC127076091 gene encoding uncharacterized protein LOC127076091 isoform X1 gives MYVMASTEDASKFASRKSSCAQPWWKTTDIDELAYLVSQKLLNHVENCDLPPPPRKIYLEAKENLDSGLIHREMEPSSNRGNFYISFDKSSSYDAIHESDTDENFEGDQSKAQLMEALCYSQTRAREAEELAKQAFAEKEHIVALFFIQASHLFAYKQWCRLLHLEGLNTQIKNSHTSVSTLDALPSMSIVGKKPLMRKGKIVDDKHEKLGKLKNDVSTTYDVAFALGLSLVGAGLLLGWTVGWMLPRM, from the exons ATGTATGTGATGGCATCAACAGAAGATGCTTCCAAATTCGCTTCTCGTAAATCTTCATGTGCCCAGCCATGGTGGAAGACTACAGATATAGATGAATTAGCGTACTTGGTTTCTCAGAAATTGCTGAATCATGTTGAGAATTGTGATCTTCCACCTCCTCCTCGAAAGATATATCTTGAGGCAAAGGAAAATTTGGATTCAGGATTGATTCATAGAGAGATGGAACCTTCATCCAATCGAGGGAATTTCTATATTTCTTTTGACAAATCCTCAAG TTATGATGCTATTCATGAGAGTGACACAGACGAAAATTTTGAAGGAGATCAAAGCAAAGCTCAATTGATGGAAGCGTTGTGTTATTCGCAAACACGCGCTAGGGAAGCGGAGGAGTTAGCGAAACAGGCTTTCGCCGAGAAAGAGCACATTGTTGCACTCTTTTTTATACAAGCTTCACATCTTTTTGCATACAAGCAATGGTGTAGACTGTTACATTTGGAAGGGCTAAACACTCAGATTAAGAATTCGCATACATCGGTATCTACTCTCGACGCTCTTCCTTCGATGTCGATTGTAGGTAAGAAACCATTGATGAGAAAGGGAAAGATTGTTGATGACAAACATGAAAAACTAGGCAAGTTGAAGAATGATGTATCAACAACATATGATGTTGCATTTGCTTTAGGATTGAGTCTTGTTGGAGCTGGATTACTTTTAGGATGGACTGTTGGGTGGATGTTACCTCGTATGTAG
- the LOC127076091 gene encoding uncharacterized protein LOC127076091 isoform X2, with protein MFHFSEDASKFASRKSSCAQPWWKTTDIDELAYLVSQKLLNHVENCDLPPPPRKIYLEAKENLDSGLIHREMEPSSNRGNFYISFDKSSSYDAIHESDTDENFEGDQSKAQLMEALCYSQTRAREAEELAKQAFAEKEHIVALFFIQASHLFAYKQWCRLLHLEGLNTQIKNSHTSVSTLDALPSMSIVGKKPLMRKGKIVDDKHEKLGKLKNDVSTTYDVAFALGLSLVGAGLLLGWTVGWMLPRM; from the exons ATGTTTCACTTTTCTG AAGATGCTTCCAAATTCGCTTCTCGTAAATCTTCATGTGCCCAGCCATGGTGGAAGACTACAGATATAGATGAATTAGCGTACTTGGTTTCTCAGAAATTGCTGAATCATGTTGAGAATTGTGATCTTCCACCTCCTCCTCGAAAGATATATCTTGAGGCAAAGGAAAATTTGGATTCAGGATTGATTCATAGAGAGATGGAACCTTCATCCAATCGAGGGAATTTCTATATTTCTTTTGACAAATCCTCAAG TTATGATGCTATTCATGAGAGTGACACAGACGAAAATTTTGAAGGAGATCAAAGCAAAGCTCAATTGATGGAAGCGTTGTGTTATTCGCAAACACGCGCTAGGGAAGCGGAGGAGTTAGCGAAACAGGCTTTCGCCGAGAAAGAGCACATTGTTGCACTCTTTTTTATACAAGCTTCACATCTTTTTGCATACAAGCAATGGTGTAGACTGTTACATTTGGAAGGGCTAAACACTCAGATTAAGAATTCGCATACATCGGTATCTACTCTCGACGCTCTTCCTTCGATGTCGATTGTAGGTAAGAAACCATTGATGAGAAAGGGAAAGATTGTTGATGACAAACATGAAAAACTAGGCAAGTTGAAGAATGATGTATCAACAACATATGATGTTGCATTTGCTTTAGGATTGAGTCTTGTTGGAGCTGGATTACTTTTAGGATGGACTGTTGGGTGGATGTTACCTCGTATGTAG